One window of the Epinephelus moara isolate mb chromosome 22, YSFRI_EMoa_1.0, whole genome shotgun sequence genome contains the following:
- the rnmt gene encoding mRNA cap guanine-N7 methyltransferase, with translation MMELQSAVKEGGDEGVTPKGQKAGMKRRHEEEEEEEETSPTKKMVTDHSMKVASHYNSLQEVGLAVRSRSRIFFMRNFNNWLKSVLIGEILEQVRAASSQQVSVLDLGCGKGGDLLKWRRGGIDHLVCADIAGVSVEQCRSRYEDMKKKSHVNEKIFSAQFINADCSKEVLSEKLDDPELMFDICSCQFVYHYSFESEQKANMMLRNACERLKPGGYFIGTTPDAFELVKRLEASDSLSFGNEVFKVSFQSKGSYPLFGCQYHFSLHDVVDVPESLVYFPLFQQMARRYNMRLVMKRRFSEFFEEKVKKEHHRSLMMKMMALEPFPCEDGGRPATDSRGEYEHAKEFCSRADVRLPLGTLSRSEWEAASIYLVFVFQKMS, from the exons aTGATGGAGCTTCAGTCAGCAGTGAAGGAAGGAGGAGACGAAGGAGTGACTCCCAAAGGACAGAAGGCAGGGATGAAGAGGAgacatgaggaggaggaggaggaggaggagacctcaCCCACCAAGAAGATG GTGACCGATCACAGTATGAAGGTGGCAAGTCACTATAACAGTCTACAGGAAGTGGGTCTGGCGGTGCGAAGTCGAAGCAGAATCTTTTTCATGAGGAACTTCAACAATTGGCTGAAGAGCGTCCTGATAG GTGAGATCCTGGAGCAGGTGCGGGCGGCAAGTTCTCAGCAGGTGTCTGTGTTGGACCTCGGCTGTGGGAAAGGAGGAGATCTCCTGAagtggagaagaggaggaatcGATCACCTGGTCTGTGCag ATATCGCCGGAGTGTCGGTGGAGCAGTGTCGTAGCCGGTACGAagacatgaagaagaagagTCACGTGAATGAGAAGATCTTCAGCGCTCAGTTCATCAACGCCGACTGTTCCAAG GAGGTGCTGTCGGAGAAGCTGGACGACCCTGAGCTGATGTTTGacatctgcagctgtcagtTTGTGTATCACTACTCGTTTGAGAGCGAACAGAAGGCCAACATGATGCTGAGAAATGCCTGTGAGCGTCTGAAACCAGGAGGTTACTTCATCGGAACGACACCGGATGCCTTCGAACTTGT GAAACGCCTGGAGGCGTCGGACTCTCTGTCGTTTGGTAATGAGGTTTTTAAAGTGTCCTTCCAGTCCAAAGGTTCCTACCCTCTGTTCGGCTGTCAGTATCACTTCAGCCTCCACGACGTTGTCGATGTTCCAGAGTCACTCGTCTATTTTCCCCTGTTCCAACA gatGGCGAGACGTTACAACATGCGTctggtgatgaagaggaggttCTCTGAGTTCTTTGAGGAGAAGGTGAAGAAGGAGCATCATCGCAGcctgatgatgaagatgatggctCTGGAG CCCTTCCCGTGTGAGGATGGAGGTCGACCGGcgacagacagcagaggagagtaCGAACATGCTAAAGAGTTCTGCAGCAGAGCTGATGTCAGACTACCACTG GGCACTCTGAGCAGATCTGAGTGGGAAGCAGCCA GTATCTACCTGGTGTTTGTCTTCCAGAAGATGTCCTGA